Genomic DNA from Paracoccus sp. MBLB3053:
CTTGGACGGAGCATCAGCACCCGAACCGCCAGGAAGAAACAAAGAAGGTAGAAGATCACCGTCAGCCAGCCGGTGATCTCGGGATCTCCGATCTCGGGCGACCAGGATTGGGTCACGCAGGACCGGAGGGCGGCAAAACTCGGGAACCCGAACATCTGAACATCCTTGTGGCGGCGCAACTGATCCGTCACGCAAAAGCTAACGGCCACCTACGCGGCCAGTCAATTCTGCGAGGAAGCAAATGGACAAATTCACCACGTTGACGGGAATCGCCGCGCCGATGCCCCTGGTCAACATCGACACCGACATGATCATCCCCAAGCAGTTCCTCAAGACGATCCACCGCTCGGGGCTGGGCAAGAACCTTTTCGACGAAATGCGCTATGACGCCGAGGGCAAGGAAGTCCCCGATTTCGTATTGAACCAGCCCGCCTATCGGGACGCGCAGATCATCGTCGCGGGCGACAACTTCGGCTGTGGCTCGTCGCGCGAACACGCGCCCTGGGCGCTTTTGGATTTCGGCATCCGCTGCGTCATCTCGACGAGCTTCGCCGACATCTTCTACAATAACTGCTTCAAGAACGGCATCCTGCCGATCGTCCTGCCGAAAGAAGCCGTCGACGCGCTGATGGACGACGCGCGCAAGGGTGCGAATGCGCGAATGACGGTGGACCTTGAAAACCAGAATGTCACGACTTCGGATGGTCAGAGCTTTGCGTTCGAGATGGACCCGTTCCGCAAGCATTGCCTGCTGAACGGTCTCGACGATATCGGCCTCACGCTCGAGAAGTCTTCTTCCATAGATGCTTTCGAGACACAGATGGCCCAGAGCCGTCCTTGGGTCTGAGAACCCTTGCCGCGGTGGCGATTGTCGCCGCCTTCGGCCTGACTGCAAAGGCCGATCCCCTGCGGATCGCCACTTTCAGCCCCGACCTGTCGCGAGACGGGCCGGGGCTTTTATTTCGTGACCTTGGACGAGACGATCCCCAGATCGCCGCAGTGATCCGGGTGATTGGGGAGGCGCGGCCCGATATCCTGCTTCTGACCGGTTTCGATTGGGACCACGACGGACTCGCGCTCGCTGCCTTTCAAAAGCGTCTCGGCGGATCGGATCTCGATTACCCTTACAGCTTCGCGGCGCGACCGAATGCCGGAATTCCGACCGGGCTGGACCTGAACGGCGACGGTCGTCTGGGCGGACCGGCTGACCGCCAGGGCTTCGGCAGGTTCAGCGGACAAGGGGGCATGGCGATCCTTTCGCGCCATCCTGTCGGAGCGGTCACGAATTACAGTGAATTGCTCTGGCAGGAGCTTGCGGGTAACCTGATGCCCGACACCCCGGCCGAGGTCGCGGCCATCCAGCGCCTGTCGTCGGTCGCACATTGGGACGCCAGCATCATGGTCGATGGCAGGCCCCTGCACCTTCTCGCCATGTCAGCGACACCCCCCGTTTTCGACGGGCCGGAGGACCGCAATGGCCGGCGCAATCACGACGAACTGGCCTTCTGGCTGGACCACCTCCCCGACACGGATTTCGTGCTGGCCGGCAAGCTGAATATCGACGCGGTTGATGGCGATGGCCGGCCCGAAGCGCTTTCTCGGATCATGGATTTCGTGCAGGACACCGAGCCGCGCAGTCGCGGCGGAAAAGTCGCAGGGGCCGCATCCAAGAATGCCGGGCAGAAGGGGGACCCGGCACTGGACACGGCTGACTGGCCGGGCGCGAGGGCTCCGGGCAATCTGCGGGTGGATTACGTTCTTCCGAAAAAAGGCCTGCGGGTCATCGGCTCGGGCGTGCTCTGGCCGGAAGGCGGCGAGCTTGCCGATGTTGCGCAGGAAGCGTCGGCTCATCGCTTGGTCTGGGTCGAAATCGACTGGTAGCCGCGATAGAGCCCGCTCGCCCATTGGCAAGCGCTTCGCGCTTCTGCTAGAGGCTTCGGCCTGCGGATATTTTCGCGACCCGTCATCGTTTCATGCCCGAGCGGAGAGCAAGATGATTGATCTGACCCTAATCGGCATCGGGACGGGAAGCCCCGGTCACCTGACTCGCGAGGCCATCGCCGCTATGGAGAATTCCGATCTCATCCTGATCCCCGTCACGCCGGGCGAGGATACCGGAACAATTCGCGAGGGGCTGTGTCATCGCGTGCTGGTCAGCCCGCCCCGGATCGCGCCATTCCCGGCAATCGGCGCAGCTGACGCAATCGCGGCCCAGCTCGAAACGATCCTGCGCGCCACGGCCGCCACGCGTCCCTGCGTTCTTGTCTGGGGCGATCCCACCCTGCAGGAAGATGCCCTGACCGCCGCGCAGGCCCTTTCCTTGCGCACGCCGCTCCACCTGCGGCTCGTTCCCGGGATAACGGCGATTCAGGCGCTCTGCGCGGCCCATCTTATTCCAGTCAGCGTCTCGGACACGCCGGGCCAGATCGTCACCGGTCGGCAGTTGCGCGAACACGGCTGGCCCGAATCCGTAAGCCGCATCATCGTCATTCAGAATGATGAGAATGCGTTGCAGGAAATCGACCCTGAAGGCGTCAAGATCTGGTGGGGCGCCTATCTTGGCATGCCGGAACAGATGCTGAGGCAGGGGCCACTCGGCGCGGTCGGAGCCGAAATCATCAGGCTGCGAAGGCAAGCCCATGAAAGGCACGGCTGGATTGCCGACTGCTGCCTTCTGGAGCGGCGCGCCTAGAGAGAAAGAGGCCGCCGTTCTTGCCCACGCGGAGGGAGGAGAGACGTAGCAAGAACGGCGGCACTGCCATGAAGACCCCGTGCGGCTCGGGGTGGCGGGGATGCGGGCCCCGTCCATTTCAGGTTGCGCTGCATCGCAGAACTTCTCAACTTGAAACCATAGCCAGCCGTTAGCGACAACACGACTGCTTGTTTCCGCGCCAGTGGGTAAGTGGGACTGTCCGAAAAAAGCGCAAGCACGGCAGCAGGCCGCGCAAACCCTGTCCCCGGGTTGGCCCATCCGCCCCTGTAATCCGATCACGACAATGGCAACACAAGTCGCGTTGGCAGCGGCAGAACGCTGTGCAAATCTCGGGATGTGATTTCCTGCCAATGCCGCCAGAAAGGACAGACGACATGCGCCAGATGCTGACCGCCGCCGCCATTGCCACTTTCCCGCTGCTTCAACCAATGATCGCCAATGCGGATGACGCCATCAAGCAAGCCGTCGAGGCACGGCATGGCTATTACGCGATGCTGTCGATGAACATGTCGACCCTGGCTGGCATGGCCAAGGGCGATGTTGCCTATGACGAGGCAGCCGCCAGTCGCGCGGCCGCGAATATCGAAGCCCTTACCCATTACGATCTTCCCGGCCTCTTCGTCGAAGGCAGCGCCTCGGGCCAGGTCGAGGGCAGCGCGGCAAAGGCGGAAATCTGGACCGACATGGACGATTTCAAGGCCAAGTTCGCCGGGCTGGTCGAGGCCGCAGCGGGTGCGGCAGAAGCGGTGAAGGGCGGCCAGGACCAGGTCGGCCCCGTTGTCGGCAAGCTGGGCGCGGCCTGCAAGGCCTGCCATGACAGCTATCGCGAAAAGAGCTGATGCCCCGCCCCGCCCGTTGCGACGAGAAAGTCGGCGCGCCACGCGAGGTCACCCTGTGGGACCCTTTCCTTCGCGGCTTTCACTGGTCGCTCGCGGTCTTCGTCATCCTCTCGTGGTGTCTCGGCCAGTTCGGCCCAGCCCAGATGACGCTGCATTTCTGGTGTGGCTATGTCGTGACCGGACTTCTCATCTTTCGCCTGATCTGGGGTTTCGTCGGCCCGGCCCCTGCCCGTTTCTCGCATTTTCTACGTGGCCCCGCCGCGATCGCGGGTTACCTGCGAGGGATCTTCATGCGCGAACCCAGCTATTGGCCAGGCCACAATCCGCTCGGGGCTCTTTCGGTCATAGCGATGCTCGCGGCCCTGGCCGCGCAAGTGACGACCGGGCTCATCTCGGACCCCGATGATTTCATCAATGTCGGTCCGCTCGCGGGTTTAGTCGAACCTGCCACCCGCTCCAGGGCGGTCGGCTGGCATGAGTTTGGCGCGAACCTGGTCCTTGTCCTGGTGCTTGTGCATGTTGCCGTGATCCTCTTCTACCGCTTCTGGAAGCGCGAGGATCTGGTCAGGCCCATGCTCACGGGTCGCAAACAGGTTCGTGATCGCTAGGTCGCGGAATTGATCGAATCGTTAACGCGTGCCAGCCTTGCTAGGCGAACCGTGCACGGGTGACGTCTGTTTTCGCCAACCGTGCCTCGATCCCAAGGAGCACGACGACATGACGAAAATCATCGCCGCCGCCGCCTTGGTCTTGTCGATGGCCGCCCTTCCGCTCGCGGCCTGCCCTTACAGCAAGACAAAGGCTGACCAATCCGCCTCGACCACGCCCCAGGATGGAACGACGATCATCCTGAAGCCCAAGGCCAGCAGCTGAACGAACGGGGCCGGGTCTACCGGCCCCTTATTCAATCAGCTGGCATTCAGTTGAACTTGTTGTCGCGTGGAAAGCCGCGCGGCGCCATGTAACCTGCGCCGGATCTTTTGCCCAACCATTGTGTCAGGTCAGGTTCAGTGCGCGTCCGACCGCCACTTTCCTGCCAGCGCAGGCCATCCGCCAGAGTGATGCAGATCGCGTCGGACAGACCGCCATCCTTGAACTTCTGCAACCGGACACCCTTGCCGCGCCCCATCTCGGGCAATTCGTCCAGGGGGAAGACCAGCAACTTGCGATTCTCGCCGACAGTGACGACATGGTCCCCGCTGACAGGGCGGCACAGCAGCGCATCGCCGTTCAGCACCTGCTTGCCCGCACGCGTCTGGGCCAGGATATCGGCAGAGGCAACGATGAACCCGTCCCCGGCTTTCGAGGCCACCAGGTATCGCACCCCGTCGCGCCACGGGAACATGTCGATCACCGCCACGTCATTCGGCAGGTCGATCATCAGGCGAAGCGGCTCGCCCATGCCACGCCCGCCCGGAAGATTGTTGGCAGCCAGCGTGTAGAAACGGCCATTCGCGCCATAGACGATCAGCTTGTCGGTCGTCTCGGCATGCAGGGCCATGAATGGGCCATCGCCATCCTTGAACTTGACCTCGGCATCCAGCGGCTGGTGGCCTTTCATGGCGCGTATCCAGCCCATCTTCGACAGGATGACGGTGATCGGCTCGCGCTCGATCATCGAATCCATGTCGATCACGGCAGCTTCACCCGCCTCACCGATCTCGGTCCGACGTAGGCCACCGGGGGCGGACTTGCCGAACTTGCCCCGCGTCTCGCGCAGCTCTTCGGCAATCTTCGACCATTGCGCGCCTTCGTCCGCAAGCATGGCCATCAGGCCTTCGCGTTCCTTGGTCAGGTTCTCGTGCTCGGCGCGCAATTCGATCTCTTCAAGCCTGCGCAAGGCACGCAGGCGCATGTTCAGGATCGCCTCGACCTGAACGTCGGAAAGCTTGAACTCGGCCATCATCACCGATTTCGGATCATCCTCGTAGCGGATGATCTCGATCACGCGATCAAGGTTCAGGAAGGCGATCATGTAGCCTTCCAGCACCTCGAGGCGCGCCGCGATCTTGTCGAGCCGGTGATTGGCACGGCGCAACAGCACCTCGCGACGGTGATCGAGGAAGGCGCGCAGGACCTCCTTGAGCGAACAGACCTTGGGCACACGTCCGTCGATCAGCACGTTCATGTTCAGTCCGAAGCGGATCTCAAGATCCGAAACCCGGAAAAGCGCCGCCATGAGTTGATCGGGATCGACGGTCCGGGCGCGAGGTTCCAGCACGATGCGGACATCCTCGGCGGATTCGTCGCGCACATCCGCAAGGATCGGGATCTTCTTCGTCTGGATCAGCTCGGCCAGACGTTCGATCAGCTTGGATTTCTGGACCTGATACGGGATCTCGGTGACGACGATCTGGTAGTTGCCGCGCCCCAGATCCTCGCGTTCCCAGCGCGCGCGCAGGCGAAGGCTGCCCCGCCCGGTGCGATAGGCCTCGGCGATCGTCTCGCGGCTTTCGACCAGCACGCCGCCAGTCGGAAAATCAGGGCCGGGCATGATCGAAATCAGTGTGTCGTCCCGCGCGTCCGGTGCCTTGATCAGGTGCAGGCAGGCGTCGATCACCTCGTGCAGATTGTGCGGAGGGATGTTCGTCGCCATGCCGACCGCGATCCCCGAGGCACCGTTGCACAGCAGGTTCGGGAAGGCCGCCGGAAGGACGACCGGCTCTTCCAGAGTGCCATCGTAATTCGGACGGAAATCGACCGAGTTCTCGGCCAGTCCTTCCATCAGCGCGTCTGATGCGGCTGTCAGGCGCGCCTCGGTGTAGCGCGCGGCGGCAGGGTTGTCGCCGTCGATATTGCCGAAGTTTCCTTGCCCGTCGACCAGCGGGTAACGCATGGCAAAGGGCTGCGCGAGACGCGCCATGGCGTCATAGATCGCGGTATCGCCATGCGGGTGATAATTCCCCATCACGTCGCCGGTGATCTTGGCGGATTTCCGGAACGCCCCGTTGGGCGACAGCCGCAATTCGCGCATCGCGAAAAGGATGCGACGATGTACCGGCTTCAGCCCGTCCCGCGCATCGGGCAGCGCCCGGTGCATGATCGTGCTGAGCGCATAGGTCAGGTATCGCTCGCCAATGGCGCGCGACAACGGTTCGGACGTGGTCTGATCCGCGTTGGGATCGGGAATGTTCGGATCATCGGACATGACCGGTTGAATATTCCCGCGCGCGCCTTCGGTCCAGCCGGAAATGCGCGTATTGCGCGAACGCCCCGCTTCGCGCAGAACCGTGCCGCAACAAGGGGCGATAGATGAAGACCGTTCTGATCACCGGCTGTTCCTCGGGCATCGGGCTGGATGCTGCACGGCACATGAGGGCACGCGGCTGGCGCGTCATCACCACTTGCCGCAAGCCGCAGGACATCGAGGCCCGTCGCGCAGAAGGATTCGACGTCGTCCCGCTGGAACTTGCCGATGAGGACAGCGTGGCCCGGGCCGCGCAAACCGCCCTGTCGCTGGGGCGGATCGACGCGCTGGTGAATAACGCCGCCTTCGCCATTCCCGGCGCGAGCGAGGATCTGCCGCGCGGCGCGCTTCGCGCCATCTTCGAGGCCAATCTGTTCGGCACGCATGATCTGACCGTCCGGCTCCTGCCGCATTTCCGCCAGCATGGGGGGCGGGTCGTCAATATCAGCTCGGTCCTGGGTCTTGTCGGCATCCCGTGGCGCGGCGCCTATGTCGCGACCAAGTTCGCAATGGAAGGACTGACGGATGTCCTGCGCGTCGAAATGGCCGACACCGGGGTGAGGTTCGTGCTGATCGAGCCGGGGCCCATCGCAACGAAGATCCGACTGAACTCTATCCCGCATTTCGAGCGCTGGATCGACTGGCAGGCCAGCCCAAGGGCCGAACAGTATCGCGCCACCCTGCTCAGGCGGCTCTACGAGCCTGCCGCGAAAAAGGACCGGTTCGAACTCCCCCCCGCTGCGGTCAGCGCGCGAATCGCCATGGCTCTGGAAGATGTGAACCCGCGCCCGCGCTACTATGTCACGACCCCCACCTACCTGTCGGGGATCGGGCGACGCCTGCTTTCGACACGCGCTCTGGACTGGTTCGCACGTCGCAGCTAGGCTCCAACCGAAAGGCACCGCGATGCATGACAAGACCATTCTCATCCTGCTGGGCATCTGCTGCCTCGCCGTCGTGGCGATCCTAGCCACCGGCATCGGGGGATTTGCCAAGGGCGGCGAATTCAACCGCAAGAACGGCAATCGGCTCATGCGCTGGCGCATCATCGCCCAGGCCATCGCCGTAGCGGTATTCCTGCTTTACCTTTGGGTGAGGGGCCACTGATGGTCGTCCTGAGCAAGATCTACACCCGCACCGGCGACAAGGGCGACACAGCCCTGTCGAATGGCGAACGCGTTCCGAAACATGATGCGCGGGTCGAAGCCTATGGCACGGTCGATGAACTCAATGCGACCTTGGGTATCGCCCGCCTCCATGCCAAGGACGAGCTGGCCGAAAAGATCGCCACCATCCAGAACGACCTTTTTGATCTTGGCGCCGACCTGTCGCGCCCGCGCATGCATGAGGACGCCGAGGCCCCCTATCCGGTCCTGCGCATCATCGATTCGCAGGTGTCACGGCTGGAAAGCGAAATCGACGCGATGAACGCCGATCTCGCCCCCTTGCGCAGCTTCATCCTGCCGGGCGGGACGCCCCTGGCAGCACATCTGCACATCTGCCGCACCGTGGCGCGCCGCGCCGAGCGTTCGGCATGTGCCCTTGCGGCAACCGGGGACACCAACCCGGCGGCGATCAAGTATCTGAACCGCCTGTCTGATTGGCTTTTCGTGGCGGGTCGGATCGCAAATGACAACGGCGAACGGGACATCCTCTGGGTGCCGGGCGCCAGCCGCTAGCCAGACCGTAACAATGATTAGGACAAAGCGACGTAACGGCGTCGCTTTTACCCTGTCATTGCCCGGACCAGCCCGTTAACAAATTCGCCGAACAGGTGACGCAACCAAAAGGGAGAGAGACCAATGAAGGTTCTCGTGCCAGTGAAACGCGTGATCGACTACAACGTTAAGGCCCGCGTGAAGGCTGACGGTTCCGGTGTCGATCTTGCCAACGTCAAGATGTCGATGAACCCGTTCGACGAGATCGCCGTCGAGGAAGCGATCCGTCTGAAGGAACAGAGCATCGCGTCGGAAGTGATCGCGGTTTCGATCGGCGTGAAGCAGGCGCAGGAAACCCTGCGCACGGCGCTCGCGATGGGCGCGGACCGGGCGATCCTGGTCGTCGCCGCGGAAGAAGTTGCGACTGACATCGAGCCGCTGGCCGTCGCCAAGATCCTGGCGAAAGTGGCCGAGGCCGAAGGCGCCGAGCTGGTCATCGCCGGCAAGCAGGCGATCGACAACGACATGAACGCCACGGGCCAGATGCTGGGCGCGCTGCTGGGCTGGGGTCAGGCGACCTTCGCCTCGAAGCTCGAGATCGCCGGCGGCAAGGCCAAGGTCACGCGCGAAGTCGATGGCGGCCTGCAGACGATCGAAGTGGCGCTTCCTGCCGTCGTCACTGCCGACCTGCGCCTGAACGAGCCGCGTTACGCGTCGCTTCCGAACATCATGAAGGCGAAAAAGAAGCCGCTGGAGGAAAAGACCGCCGCCGATTTCGGCGTCGATGTCAGCCCGCGCCTGGAAATCGTCTCGACCCGCGAGCCCGAGGGCCGCAAGGCCGGCATCAAGGTCGGCTCGGTCGATGAGCTTGTCTCGAAACTGAAAGAAGCGGGGGTGATCTGATGGCCGTTCTTCTGCTGGGTGAAGTCACCAATGGCGAACTGAATCGCGACGCGACCTCGAAAGCGGTCGGAGCCGTGAAATCGCTGGGCGACGTGACCGTCCTTTGCGCTGGTGCATCGGCACAGGCCGCTGCCGCCGAGGCCGCCAAGATCGCCGGCGTTGCCAAGGTCCTGGTCGCGGAAAACGCTCTTTATGGCCACCGCCTGGCCGAGCCGACCGCCGCGCTGCTGGTCAGCCTTGCGGGCGATTATTCGCATATCGCCGCTCCGGCGACGACCGATGCCAAGAACGTCATGCCCCGGGTCGCGGCGCTGCTTGACGCCATGGTGATCTCGGACGTCTCGGCAGTGATCGATGCCGATACGTTCGAGCGCCCGGTCTATGCCGGAAACGCCATCCAGACCGTAAAGTCGAAGGATGCGAAGAAGGTCTTCACCATCCGTACGGCCAGCTTCGACGCTGCCGGAGAAGGCGGTGCAGCGGCCGTTTCCGAGACGGCAGCCGCCACCGATCCGGCACTGTCGACCTGGCTTGCCGACGAGGTCGCCGAAAGCGACCGCCCCGAACTGACCTCGGCCAAGCGCGTCGTCTCGGGCGGCCGTGGCCTGGGCTCCAAGGAAAGCTTCGAGATCATCGAGAAGCTCGCCGACAAGCTCGGTGCCGCCGTCGGCGCCTCGCGCGCGGCAGTCGATTCGGGATATGCCCCGAACGACTGGCAGGTTGGCCAGACCGGCAAGGTCGTGGCTCCGGATCTTTACGTCGCGGTGGGTATCTCGGGCGCGATCCAGCACCTTGCCGGCATGAAGGATTCGAAGGTCATCGTCGCAATCAACAAGGACGAAGAGGCCCCGATCTTCCAAGTCGCCGATTTCGGACTGGTCGGCGATCTTTTCACCACCGTTCCGGAACTGACCGAAAAGCTCTGATCCGGCGCAGTGCGGACAGTCGACAATTCGAAAGCCGCCCGGTCTCCCGGGCGGTTTTTGCGTTGAACCGGCGCGTGACTTGCCCCTATCGTCCCTGCGAAAGCTGCAGGGGGCCGAGACATGGCGATAAAATCCGTTGGCGTTATTGGCGCCGGTCAGATGGGCAACGGCATCGCGCATGTCTTCGCGCTGGCCGGATATGACGTGCTGATGACCGACATCTCGCGCGATGCGATGGACAAGGCCGTGGCCTTGATCGGCAAGAACCTCGACCGGCAGGTCAGCCGCGAGAAGATCTCGGCCGCGGACAAGGACGCGGCGCTTGGGCGCATAAAGACCACCTTGCAGCTTGCGGACCTGGGCCAATGCGATCTCGTCATCGAGGCCGCGACCGAACGGGAGACGGTCAAGCACGCGATCTTCGAGGATCTCGTGCCGCATCTGAAGCCCGAGACGATCCTTGCCTCGAATACCTCGTCGATTTCGATCACCCGCCTGGCCAGCCGAACCGACCGGCCCGAGCGTTTCATGGGCGTTCATTTCATGAACCCCGTTCCGGTCATGCAACTGGTCGAGCTGATCCGCGGCATTGCCACCAGCGAGGAGACCTTCAGCCAGCTCGTCGAAGTGGTCGAAAAGATCGGCAAGACCTCGACGCGGGCCGAAGACTTCCCGGCTTTCATCGTGAACCGCATCCTGATCCCGATGATCAACGAGGCGGTCTATACGCTTTACGAAGGGGTGGGCTCGGTCAAATCCATCGACGAATCGATGAAATTGGGCGCGAACCACCCGATGGGTCCGCTGGAGCTGGCCGATTTCATCGGCCTGGACACCTGCCTTGCCATCATGAACGTCCTGCATGACGGATTGGCCGATACCAAGTACCGGCCCTGCCCGCTTTTGGTGAAATACGTCGAGGCCGGGTGGCTTGGGCGCAAGACCGGTCGCGGCTTTTACGACTATTCGGGCGAAACCCCGGTTCCGACCCGGTAAGCGAGGGCGGCGCAAGCCGCTCGAACGCCTAGCCTTTCTTGCCGATTTTCGGTTCGGTGCCCGACATGATGCGGCGGATGTTCGCACGGTGGCGTATGTAGATCAGCACCACCATGAAACCCGTTACGGCCCCCATGCGTGGGCCGTCCAGCCAGAGCCCGAGCACAGGCGTAACCGCCGCCGCAACCAGCGCGGAGAGCGATGAGATGCGACCGATCAGCGCCGTGACCAACCAGACCGCACAGGCCGCAAGCCCAAGCCGCCAGTCCAGCGCGATCACGGTGCCCAGAAAGGTGGCGACCCCCTTGCCGCCCTTGAACCCCAGCCATACCGGATAGAGATGGCCAAGGAAGGCCGCCGCGCCCGCAAGCATCGCGGCTTCCGGCCCGGCCAGCCAGCGCGCCAGCAGAACGGCGATTGCGCCCTTGCCGGAATCCAGCAGAAGGGTCGCTAGCGCCGCTGGCTTGTTGCCGGTCCGCAGCACATTGGTCGCACCGATATTGCCCGAGCCGATCTGGCGCAGATCGCCCAGCCCAAGCGCGCGGGCAATCACCATCCCGAAGGGGATCGCGCCCAGCAGATAGCCGATGATAATCCAGAGGATCAGGCTCATGCGGCCTCTCCGAACACCCTGTTCCCGGCGACCCAGGTCCCAAGAACCTTGCCCTGCATCCGCGCACCGTCAAATGGCGTGTTCTTGGACTTCGACAGCAAAGTGAACCGATCAAGCACGAAGGGCGCATGCGGGTCGAACAGCACCAGATCCGCAGGCGCGCCGACCGAGACCCGACCGGCCTCCAGCCCCAGACGTCTTGCGGGGTTCAGCGACATGGCACGCCAAAGCTGGGGCAGGCTCAGCCCGCCGGAATGGTAAAGACGCAAGGCTGCGGGCAGAAGCGTCTGCAGCCCGACCGCGCCGGGGGCCGCCTCGGCAAAGGGCAGGCGCTTTGATTCCTCGTCCTGCGGCGTGTGGAAGCTGGCGATCACGTCGATTACGCCTTCGGCCACCGCCTCGACCAGCGCCATCCGGTCGTCCTCGGATCGCAGGGGCGGGGTGAAGCGGAAGAAGGTGCGGTAATCGCCCACATCGAATTCGTTCAGCGTCAGGTGATGGATCGAGACTCCGGCCGAAACGTCATGACCCGCTTCGCGCGCGCGGCGCAGCGCTGGCAGGCTGGCGGCGACCGTGACCTGGTCAGCGTGGTAGCGCGATCCGGTCATGGCAACCAATGCAAGATCGCGGTCCAACCCCATCACCTCGGCCATGGGCGAGACGGCAGGAAGGCCGTAAAGCGAGGCGAACTTGCCCGAAGTGGCGGCCGTCCCCTTGGACAGGCCCGGCTCCTGCGGATGCCCCACGATCAGCGCGTTCAGTCCGCGCGCATAGGTCATGCAGCGCGACATGAGCCGCGTGTCAGCAACGACGCGGACACCGTCGGTGAAGGCCACCGCGCCGGCATCCTGCAGAAAGGACATCTCGACCATCTCGCGGCCCTCGCGGGCATGGGTCAGCGCTGCCATGTGGCGGATGTTGACCGGCGCATCCGCGGCACGACGAGTCACGAATTCAAGGGATTCCGGCGTGTCGATGGGTGGGTTCGTGTCGGGACGCGCAATGACGGTCGTGACCCCTCCGGCCGCAGCCGCCAGACCGGCGCTGCGGAAGCTTTCCTTGTGGCGTTCACCCGGCTCACCGATCTTCACGCCCCAATCGACAAGACCGGGGGCCAGATGCTTGCCGGCGCAATCGAACAGCTCGGCCCCTTCCGGAGCCTCGGCGCCGATCGCGTCGATCCGCCCATCGCACACGGTCATCGTGGTTTCTTCGACGCCTTGTGCCTCGGGATCAATCAGGCGGGCATTTTCGAAATGCAGGATCATGCCATCATCTCCGAGGCTTTCGCGCCGCGATCGGCACGAAGGTTGCGCGCCAGAAGGTCCATCGCGGCCATGCGAACGGCCACGCCCATTTCCACCTGGTCCTGGATGACGGATCGGTTGATGTCATCGGCGATGGTACCGTCGATTTCGACGCCCCGGTTCATCGGGCCGGGATGCATGACGATCGCATCATCTGCCGCAAGAGCCAGCTTTTCGGCGTCGAGCCCCCAGCGATGGTAATATTCGCGCTCGGACGGGATGAAGCCCCCATCCATGCGTTCCTTTTGCAGGCGCAGCATCATCACGACATCGGCGCCCTTGAGCCCCTCGCGCATGTCCTCATAGACTTCGCAACCCCAGTCGCGCGCCCCCGCGGGCATCAGGGTCGCCGGGCCGACAAGGCGCAGGCGGTTCTCCATCTTGCCCAGCAGGAACAGGTTCGAACGCGCGACACGGCTATGGGCGATGTCGCCGCAGATCGCCACGGTCAGGCGGTGCAGCCTCCCCTTGGCGCGGCGGATGGTCAGACCGTCCAGCAGTGCCTGGGTCGGATGCTCGTGTCGGCCGTCGCCCGCGTTCAGGACGGCGCAATTCACCTTTTGCGCAAGCAGGTCCACCGCCCCCGATTGCGGGTGGCGCACCACCAGCAGGTCGGGATGCATGGCGTTCAGCGTCATCGCGGTGTCGATGAGCGTCTCGCCCTTTTTCACCGAACTGGTCTGCATCGACATGTTCATGACGTCGGCCCCAAGCCGCTTGCCCGCCAGCTCGA
This window encodes:
- a CDS encoding aspartate carbamoyltransferase catalytic subunit, which codes for MFRARHLLGIEPLAPAEITTLLDLAETYVDLNRRTVKHSDALAGMTQINMFFENSTRTQSSFELAGKRLGADVMNMSMQTSSVKKGETLIDTAMTLNAMHPDLLVVRHPQSGAVDLLAQKVNCAVLNAGDGRHEHPTQALLDGLTIRRAKGRLHRLTVAICGDIAHSRVARSNLFLLGKMENRLRLVGPATLMPAGARDWGCEVYEDMREGLKGADVVMMLRLQKERMDGGFIPSEREYYHRWGLDAEKLALAADDAIVMHPGPMNRGVEIDGTIADDINRSVIQDQVEMGVAVRMAAMDLLARNLRADRGAKASEMMA
- the pyrC gene encoding dihydroorotase, whose product is MILHFENARLIDPEAQGVEETTMTVCDGRIDAIGAEAPEGAELFDCAGKHLAPGLVDWGVKIGEPGERHKESFRSAGLAAAAGGVTTVIARPDTNPPIDTPESLEFVTRRAADAPVNIRHMAALTHAREGREMVEMSFLQDAGAVAFTDGVRVVADTRLMSRCMTYARGLNALIVGHPQEPGLSKGTAATSGKFASLYGLPAVSPMAEVMGLDRDLALVAMTGSRYHADQVTVAASLPALRRAREAGHDVSAGVSIHHLTLNEFDVGDYRTFFRFTPPLRSEDDRMALVEAVAEGVIDVIASFHTPQDEESKRLPFAEAAPGAVGLQTLLPAALRLYHSGGLSLPQLWRAMSLNPARRLGLEAGRVSVGAPADLVLFDPHAPFVLDRFTLLSKSKNTPFDGARMQGKVLGTWVAGNRVFGEAA